In Actinomadura luteofluorescens, the sequence CGGGAGGTGGTCGCGCGGGACGAACCCGGGGACCTCGCCGGCGAGCCGGGCCGGGTAGCCGCTCGGGTCGAACCGGGTGATGGGCCCGATCGCGATGCGGCCGGTCAGCGTCGCCTCCCAGTGCCGCTCGGCGCCGAGGCCGCTCGGCGACACCACGCCGATCCCGGTGATGACCGCCCGGTCGTCCTCGGCGGCCGCCGCGGCGCCGGTCATCCCGGCCACCGTCCCGGGGCGCTGAGCACCATCGCGCTCTGGAAACCGCCGAACCCGCTGCCGACCGTGAGCACCGTGTCGACCCGCTGCTCGCGCGCCGTCACCGGAACGTAGTCCAGGTCGCATTCGGGATCGCGATGCCGCAGGTTCGCGGTGGGCGGGACGAGGTCGTACTCGATCGCCAGCGCGCTCGCCGCCACCTCGATCGCGCCGATCGCGCCCAGCGAGTGCCCCACCACCGACTTGATGGAGCTGACCGGAAGCCGGTAGGCGTGCTCGGGGCCGAGCGCGAGTTTGAAGGCGGCCGTCTCGTGCCGGTCGTTCTGCCTGGTGCCGGACCCGTGCGCGTTGACGTAGTCGACGCCCTCCGCGGGGACGCGCGCCTCGTCCAGCGCCGTTCTGATCGCCGCCGCCATCTCGGCCCCGTCGGGCCGCAGCCCGGTCATGTGGTAGGCGTTGCTCCGGGACGCGAACCCGCGGATCTCCGCGTGCACGTGCGCCCCCCGCGCACGGGCCGCCGCGGCGTCCTCCAGCACCAGCATCGCCGCGCCCTCGCCGAGCACGAACCCCGCCCGGGTGGCGTCGAAGGGGCGGCAGGCCCGTTCAGGGTCGTCGTTGTCCGGGGACGTCGCCCGGATCGCGTCGAAGCAGGCCACCGTGATCGGGGAGATGGGGGCCTCGCACGCCCCCGCCAGCACCACGTCCGCGGCGCCGTCGCGGATGATCTCCACACCGTGCGCGACGGCGTCCAGTCCGGAGGTGCAGCCGGTCGACACCACGCAGGCGGGCCCCTCGGCGCCGACGTCCCAGGCGACCTCGCGGACCAGGGACGCCGGGACGAGGTAGTCGGGCAGGTGCGGCGAGCCGTAGGACGGATCGACCACCGGGAGGCGGCCGCTGTCGCTGACCACGCTGTACTCGCGTTCGAGCGAGACGGTGCAGCCGACCGCGCTGCCGACGACCACGCCGGTGCGGGCCGGGTCGAGGTCGCCGGGCCGCAGGCCGCAGGCGGCCAGGGCCTCCCGGGCGGTGACGAGGGCGAACTGGGCGGCGCGGTCCATCCGGCGCCGCTGCCGGGGCGTCAGCCCGTGCCTCGCGGCGTCGAAGTCGATCTCCGCCGCCATTTGGGACCGGTACGGCCCCGGATCGAACACGGTGATCCTGCGGAAGGTGGGCTTTCCGCCGGTGACGGTCTCCCAGAAGCCGCCCGCGCCCGGGGCGCCCGGCGTCAGGACCCCGATCCCGGTGATCGCCACGGGGCGGGCCGGCCCCCCGCTCATGCCGGCTCCCGCGCGCCCGCGGCGGCGGACGGAGGCGTGTCCACCGCGGGCGGCGGCCCGTCGCCGGCCGGCTCGGCGGTCTCCACGTGTCCCATGTCGGGGCTCGGGGCCAGCGGCCCGAGAAACAGCACGGCCGTCGCCGGCCGGTCGCTCCGGTTCTCGTAGCCGTGCCGGGCGCCGCGACGGATGAGCACCGCTTCCCTGGCGTCCACGACCTGCTCGACACCGTTGACGGCGAGAACCAGCCGCCCGTCGGAGACGTAGACGTGCTCATCCGTGTACGGGTGATAATGCTCGCTGACGCGCTCCCCCGGCTGGAGTTCGAGCAGCGCCATGAGGCCCGCGGTCGTCCGGGCCGTGCCGGGCGACAGGAGCATGCGGATGCTGCCGCCGAGGCGGTGGTTCGGTTCGACCTCGCGGGCGCCGACCTTGACGGCTTCGAGCGCGTTCACGTTCCCTCGCCCCGCTCGGCGGCCGGTGCCGGACCGGCGTGAACGGGCGGAGCGGCCGACCCGGCCCGCGTCCGGTCGCGGGCGGGCGCGTCGCGCACCTCGAAGGCGCGCGTCGCGAAGGGCATGGGGGTGCGGGCCATAGGGGGTTTCGTCCTTCCTGGCGGGCGGCGGCCTCCCTCGCCCTGCTCGGCAGCCGAGAGTGGCCGGTACGCCTCTGGAGATCGATGTCGAGCGCCGTGTCGGGGCCCTCCCGCCCAGGGGAAGCACGTGCGCTCGATCCGGGCTCGCTCCTTTCAGGGAACCGCGCGGACTCTCTTCTTTATAGCCAATAGCGAACGATCAATGGCAGGCCATAGGTAGATTGTTGCGAGATCCTCGGAGCACAGTTCTTCTGAAATCCGGACCGAGCGCGCCATCAAGACACCCCGCCCCCGAAAGGGGGTTCGATGTGAGTCATTTGCGCCACATGTCCGGGCTGCACAACTCGCCAGATGAGCCAGCTATGCCGGTTATGCGACCGAGGACGCCCCGACCGCCACGACGACGATCATCAGCTCTGACCTGCTGAGAGAATCCAGGGTGGCGCACAGGGCACGGTCGAGGCACGAGTCGACGCAGGCACCTTCCCACGCCCCACGGCATTCGCGAGAAGAAGATGCCAAGCAGTCAGGAATTCAAAAAGAGACCATTCCAGGCGTGATCATAAACGACCTCGCCTGCAATGACGAAGTGCTTTGGATCCACACCCCAGGCCGTTGCCAGTAGCAGACAGCCAACACCGACCCACCCGCTCCTCGCCCTCGGACCAATTCGCCGCGAGTGCACTGGCCGCGCCATAAGGGCACGCGCTCATGCGGCCGCGACCCCGCGCCCACGATGAGCGGATCCCGCGGCCGAGGCGGATGCGTCCGAACGCGCGCCTCGGGGACCGTTCCACAGCCGGGGCACCCCCCGCCCGCCGTGACACGGAGACGGCTCGCTGATATGAGTGATCCGCACGACGCGCGACGGTGCCGCCCCTAGAGTGATCTTGGGCGGCAGTCATGACGATCGAGGGGCCGGAAATGACCGAGGACCAGGTGGACCTGAATACCGAGATCCCCCATTCCGCCCGGGTCTACGACTACATTCTCGGCGGCAAGGACAACTATCCGGCGGACCGCGACGCCGCGACGAACATCGTCGCCGACTGGCCCCACCTGCCGAAGTCCATGCGGGCCAACCGGAATTTCATGGCGCGAATGGCCCGTCGGCTCACCGCCGAGTTCGGCATCCGGCAGTTCCTGGACATCGGCACCGGGCTGCCCACCGCGCCCAACCTGCACGAGGTGGCCCAGTCCGTCGCGCCGGACTCGCGAATCGTCTACGTCGACAACGACCCCATCGTTCTGGTGCACGCCCGCGCCCTTCTCACGAGCACGCCGGAAGGCCGCACCACCTACCTGGACGCCGACTTCCTCGACCCCGACGCGATCCTGGGCTCCGGACATCTGCGCGACACCCTCGACCTGAGCCGGCCCGTGGCGCTGAGCCTGATCGCGATCGTGCACTTCATCCCGGACGACGCCGAGGTGCAGCGGATCATCGACCGCCTCATGGAGCCGCTGGCCCCGGGCAGCATGCTGGCCGTGTCGACCTGCACCGCCGACAGCGCCCCGGACGAGGTGGCCGCGGGCGTCGCCGCCTACAACGCCAACGGCATTCCGCTGGTGGCGCGCACGAAGCCCGAGGTGGAGCGCTTCTTCCACGGCCTGGAGATCCTCGATCCGGGCATCGTGCTCGTCAACCACTGGCACCCCGACCACGAGGCGTCCGAAGACCCGGACGCCCACGTCCACATGTACGGCGGCATAGGCCGCAAACCCTAGGCGGAGGCGCCGAGCGGAGAGTCAGCGCCTCGGCCGCACGGGGTCAGTGCGGGACCACGGACCGCTTCAGAGGTCCGTGACGGCCCTCGACCAGGCAGAAGCCCAAGCGCCTCTCGGATTCCCAGCCGTCCTCGTTGGGGACCACGTAGGCGAAGTCGATATCGGCGGGCGGGTCCTCCCCCCAAGCCTCGCGGGCGAACTTGAGACAGTCTTTGGTCACCTTCTTCTCCATCCCCTTGTCGCCCGGGTACTTGCCGCCTTGCATCGTGTAGACGGCGAGCACCTCGAACTCGTGTTCTTCGGTGCAGGCGATGATGGGCTGCACGCCGTCGTAGTTCCATTTCTTGACACAGTCACCCGGCGAGAGTTCGGATTCGTACCGGGACTTCGTATCCATGGTCTGCGCGAGAGGGGACGGAAGCAGGCCCGATCCTTTGTAGACCATGACGCAGGTCGCGGACCGTCTTCCGTCCTTCCACGCGTCCTCATCCGGTGGCGCGACGTGGAGCTTCAGATCGGAGCCGTACCGGCTCCGCTCCAGAAACTCGGTCCGCTCACGGCAAACGGTCCACGCCCGGTCAGCGGTCTCTCGTTCTCCGGGGTACGGGATGTCCGGGAGCTCCCCCTCAGCACCGACCTCTCCCTGATGAGGTGTGGTGCAGGACGATCGCCGCACATACAGACCGGTGCGAGTCTCCTCGAAATCGCTGAAGCACTCCCCCGGTCGAATGGCGGTGACCGTCACCTTTCCGTCCTTGCGTCCGGACTTTCCGTCCAGGTTCGAGAGCGGCAGCGTGAGCGCCAGGGCGACGGCGGCGGCCCAGGCGAGGGAGGCGGCCAGTCCGCCGATGGCGAGTCCCTTGCCCCTCTCGCCGCGGCGGGTGGTCTGGACGAGCGCGGCGATGACGAAGCCGACCGTGAACGGGATCAGGCCGAGCAGGCCCGTGACCAGCGCTATGACCGCGAACCGGTTTGTCCGGCGCGGGGCGGGGGCGGGGAGGGGCGGAGCGGGTGCGGGGGCGGACGGGAGAGCCGGGGGCTCGGTGGCGTCGGGTGGAGCCCAGGCGGGGGACGGGGCCGGGCCGTTCGGGACGTCGTCAGAGGGAGGTGGCGTGGTCACGGCGGAACGGTAGAACCTAAAATCCCAATGAAACCGGCATTTCAGGCAGTCGTCGCCGAGTCGTGATCATGAAGGCCCCCGGTCAGGTGGTGGCCAGGGTGGGGGCGCCCGGTCCGGAGAGATCGTTCGACGCCGCGCGGCGGCCGGACATCGCCAGGAGCAGGGAGAGCGCGGTTCCGCTCACTTCCGGGCCGTCTCCGACCGAGAGGTCGGCGTCCGTCGCCGTGAAGCGGAAACGGGCCGTCAACTCCTTGGCTCCGCCGAAGGACGCCGGTGTGCGGGCCTGGTAGCGGAGCGATCTGACGACGGCCTCCAGCGGGTAGGCGTGGACGATGCCCAGGGGACGGCGGATGTCCTCGCCGTGGACGACCTCTTCCACCAGCCGACTGTCGAGCGACGCCGGAGGGGTGGACGTCCGTGAGGCCACCTGGCGGAACCGCTCCAGCGTCTCCTGAGGTGAGGCGCCACGCTCGCGCTCCACCCCCTGCGTGTTCTGGCGGTCGAAGTCGAACCGCGCCTGAGCGAGGCGGAGGACGAACCCGAGGCGGGTCGTGCGGGCCGTGTCGACCAGGTGCGCGACCACGTCGTGCACCGTCCACCCGTCGCAGAGCGAGGGTTCCTCCCACCGCTCGCCGTCGAGGTGCGAGAGGTCGTCGATCAGCGCCGCACGCTCCGCGTGCACCATCGGCCAAACATCGTTCTTCATGGATCCCTCCTTCGGTGACCATCGGGTCCGGAGTGAGGACCTGCGGCGCGGCGAGAACTCATCGCCGGAGGCGTGCGCGTCGCTGGATCGGCCCGTGGCCTGCGGCTTTGCAGGCGGCCCGCGCGGGGCAGGGCAGGGGTGTGGCGCTTGACACACCGGATCGGACCCGCCTAACCTCCCGTCAACCGACAGGCACAGACGAAGACACCCCTGTCAGTGGTCTTCGTCTGTGCCTTTGTCATTCCCGGACCGCTGGCAAGGGTTTCAACCCCCCGAAAGGCGGCGGGCATGAACGACGGCCCTGCGAGCAAGAGAACGGCGGTCATCCGCAGCGCGGCGGACGCGGCCGGCCTCATCGACACCCTCACGAGCCTGCGCGGCCGGGCGAACTGGATCTGGTTCC encodes:
- a CDS encoding SAM-dependent methyltransferase; the encoded protein is MTEDQVDLNTEIPHSARVYDYILGGKDNYPADRDAATNIVADWPHLPKSMRANRNFMARMARRLTAEFGIRQFLDIGTGLPTAPNLHEVAQSVAPDSRIVYVDNDPIVLVHARALLTSTPEGRTTYLDADFLDPDAILGSGHLRDTLDLSRPVALSLIAIVHFIPDDAEVQRIIDRLMEPLAPGSMLAVSTCTADSAPDEVAAGVAAYNANGIPLVARTKPEVERFFHGLEILDPGIVLVNHWHPDHEASEDPDAHVHMYGGIGRKP
- a CDS encoding DUF4190 domain-containing protein produces the protein MTTPPPSDDVPNGPAPSPAWAPPDATEPPALPSAPAPAPPLPAPAPRRTNRFAVIALVTGLLGLIPFTVGFVIAALVQTTRRGERGKGLAIGGLAASLAWAAAVALALTLPLSNLDGKSGRKDGKVTVTAIRPGECFSDFEETRTGLYVRRSSCTTPHQGEVGAEGELPDIPYPGERETADRAWTVCRERTEFLERSRYGSDLKLHVAPPDEDAWKDGRRSATCVMVYKGSGLLPSPLAQTMDTKSRYESELSPGDCVKKWNYDGVQPIIACTEEHEFEVLAVYTMQGGKYPGDKGMEKKVTKDCLKFAREAWGEDPPADIDFAYVVPNEDGWESERRLGFCLVEGRHGPLKRSVVPH
- a CDS encoding beta-ketoacyl-[acyl-carrier-protein] synthase family protein; this encodes MSGGPARPVAITGIGVLTPGAPGAGGFWETVTGGKPTFRRITVFDPGPYRSQMAAEIDFDAARHGLTPRQRRRMDRAAQFALVTAREALAACGLRPGDLDPARTGVVVGSAVGCTVSLEREYSVVSDSGRLPVVDPSYGSPHLPDYLVPASLVREVAWDVGAEGPACVVSTGCTSGLDAVAHGVEIIRDGAADVVLAGACEAPISPITVACFDAIRATSPDNDDPERACRPFDATRAGFVLGEGAAMLVLEDAAAARARGAHVHAEIRGFASRSNAYHMTGLRPDGAEMAAAIRTALDEARVPAEGVDYVNAHGSGTRQNDRHETAAFKLALGPEHAYRLPVSSIKSVVGHSLGAIGAIEVAASALAIEYDLVPPTANLRHRDPECDLDYVPVTAREQRVDTVLTVGSGFGGFQSAMVLSAPGRWPG
- a CDS encoding cupin domain-containing protein; this encodes MNALEAVKVGAREVEPNHRLGGSIRMLLSPGTARTTAGLMALLELQPGERVSEHYHPYTDEHVYVSDGRLVLAVNGVEQVVDAREAVLIRRGARHGYENRSDRPATAVLFLGPLAPSPDMGHVETAEPAGDGPPPAVDTPPSAAAGAREPA
- a CDS encoding maleylpyruvate isomerase family mycothiol-dependent enzyme, encoding MKNDVWPMVHAERAALIDDLSHLDGERWEEPSLCDGWTVHDVVAHLVDTARTTRLGFVLRLAQARFDFDRQNTQGVERERGASPQETLERFRQVASRTSTPPASLDSRLVEEVVHGEDIRRPLGIVHAYPLEAVVRSLRYQARTPASFGGAKELTARFRFTATDADLSVGDGPEVSGTALSLLLAMSGRRAASNDLSGPGAPTLATT